In Drosophila simulans strain w501 chromosome 3R, Prin_Dsim_3.1, whole genome shotgun sequence, a single window of DNA contains:
- the LOC6726666 gene encoding charged multivesicular body protein 3, translated as MGLFGKTPSKDPKEQVQEWTHKIRKEGNQLDRQIRSIQREEEKVKRSLKQAAQKNDRDTCVILAKEIVNARKAINRIYTSKAHLSSIQMQMKNQLSTLRVAGSLQKSTEVMQAMQSLVRYPELAGIMRDMSKEMMKAGIIEEMLDETMDSLEESEELEEEASKEVDKVLWEITDGKLGEAPLPPEATPADKASASAARVEVEEDDEEGEELQEMQSRLASLRS; from the exons ATGGGCTTATTCGGCAAAACTCCCAGTAAAGATCCCAAAGAGCAG GTGCAGGAGTGGACGCACAAGATACGGAAAGAGGGCAACCAGCTGGATCGCCAGATCCGAAGTATCCAGCGCGAGGAGGAGAAGGTAAAACGCTCGCTGAAACAGGCAGCACAGAAAAATGACCGCGACACCTGCGTCATTCTTGCCAAGGAGATTGTGAACGCGCGAAAGGCCATCAACCGCATATACACGTCGAAGGCGCACCTCAGCTCAATTCAGATGCAGATGAAAAATCAGCTAT CCACCTTGCGAGTAGCAGGATCTCTGCAAAAGTCTACAGAAGTCATGCAAGCTATGCAGAGCCTGGTGCGCTATCCTGAGCTTGCAGGCATTATGCGCGACATGTCAAAGGAAATGATGAAGGCCGGCATTATTGAGGAGATGCTAGACGAGACCATGGACTCGCTGGAGGAGtccgaggagctggaggaggaggcaagCAAGGAGGTGGACAAGGTTTTGTGGGAGATCACAGATGGCAAGCTTGGGGAAGCTCCTCTGCCTCCAGAGGCTACACCGGCGGACAAGGCATCTGCGTCTGCTGCGCGCGTCGAGGTTGAGGAGGATGATGAGGAGGGTGAGGAACTGCAAGAGATGCAGAGCCGCCTGGCCTCGCTGCGGTCTTAA
- the LOC6726667 gene encoding ATP-dependent RNA helicase SUV3 homolog, mitochondrial isoform X1 codes for MQNCRRCISLAGLLRMPLFLRPSFSNDLSLRRLHRAAFLFSRKKPETNLSTLFKPVQVHANMDSEDVGSELSGKLEKAELLKILNKFTQRREIKSLCNENGLDAYLQQQAFGSFRRFCIEAENLPVDLHITFSDITQGAGHIDDIFPYFLRHAKTVFPHLDCMDDLKKISDLRQPANWYSNARAITRKIVFHAGPTNSGKTYHAMERYLSAKSGVYCGPLKLLATEVYNKANERGTPCDLVTGEERKFGISENSPANHVACTVEMTSVNTPYEVAVIDEIQQIRDPQRGWAWTRAFLGLIADEVHVCGEPGALDLLQKICETTGETVEVRRYDRLTELTVENTALGSLDNIVPGDCIVCFSKHDIYTVSREIEARGKEVAVIYGGLPPGTKLAQAAKFNDPANSCKVMVATDAIGMGLNLSIRRIIFYSLIKPSMNERGEREIDTISVSSALQIAGRAGRFRTQWEHGYVTAFKSEDLQTLQRILAQTPEPIKQAGLHPTADQIELYAYHLPSSSLSNLMDIFVNLCTVDDSLYFMCNIEDFKFLAEMIQHVPLPLRARYVFCCAPINRKMPFVCSMFLKVARQYSRNEPITFDFIKKNCGWPFKLPKTILDLVHLEAVFDVMDLYLWLSYRFMDLFPEAAYVRDAQKELDEIIQQGVFQITRLLKNTEASQDGDISNYAIRRITHTKEPRLPSLSRGRLTERLLAQGLLTPGMLSELRKEWDAQQVGKSNLQSNENSETVVNSDDEDNYSGIGRKTRKKRRK; via the exons ATGCAAAACTGCAGGCGCTGCATCAGCCTAGCGGGCCTTTTGCGGATGCCACTCTTCCTGCGTCCGTCCTTTTCAAATGATTTGTCCCTGCGTCGACTGCACCGTGcggcttttttattttcccggAAAAAACCAGAAACGAACTTGTCCACGCTGTTCAAGCCAGTACAGGTGCACGCCAATATGGATTCAGAGGACGTAGGTTCCGAGCTGTCGGGCAAACTGGAAAAGGCTGAGCTGTTGAAGATTCTCAATAAGTTCACCCAACGTCGCGAAATCAAGTCACTTTGCAACGAAAACGGACTGGACG CCTACCTACAGCAACAGGCCTTTGGCTCATTCCGAAGATTCTGCATCGAGGCAGAAAACCTTCCAGTAGATCTGCACATAACCTTTAGCGATATAACGCAGGGAGCGGGTCATATCGATGACATCTTCCCGTACTTCCTACGACACGCAAAGACAGTATTCCCGCACCTGGACTGCATGGACGACCTGAAAAAGATTTCCGACCTGAGGCAGCCTGCGAACTGGTATAGCAACGCTCGCGCCATCACCCGAAAGATTGTTTTTCATGCAGGACCCACAAACTCCGGTAAGACTTACCACGCCATGGAGAGATACCTGAGTGCGAAGTCTGGGGTCTACTGCGGGCCACTAAAGCTTCTAGCAACCGAGGTGTACAACAAGGCCAACGAACGTGGCACACCCTGCGATCTTGTCACAGGCGAGGAGCGCAAATTCGGCATAAGCGAAAATTCGCCAGCCAATCACGTCGCGTGCACAGTGGAAATGACCTCGGTCAACACTCCAT ATGAGGTGGCTGTAATCGATGAAATACAACAGATCCGCGACCCCCAGCGGGGATGGGCTTGGACGCGGGCCTTCCTCGGACTGATCGCGGATGAAGTGCATGTTTGTGGTGAGCCAGGCGCATTGGACCTCCTGCAGAAAATTTGCGAAACCACTGGCGAAACTGTTGAAGTGCGGCGGTACGATCGGCTGACGGAGCTGACTGTCGAAAATACCGCTTTAGGATCATTGGACAATATAGTTCCTGGCGACTGCATTGTGTGCTTCAGCAAACATGATATATATACGGTTTCACGAGAAATCGAAGCACG AGGGAAGGAGGTAGCTGTGATATATGGGGGCCTGCCCCCAGGTACCAAGCTAGCCCAGGCTGCTAAGTTTAATGATCCTGCCAATAGCTGCAAGGTAATGGTGGCGACTGACGCCATCGGTATGGGCTTGAACCT AAGCATTCGTCGAATCATATTTTACTCACTGATCAAGCCGTCGATGAATGAGCGAGGGGAGCGCGAGATCGACACAATATCGGTTTCCTCCGCACTTCAGATTGCGGGAAGAGCGGGGCGGTTCCGAACTCAGTGGGAGCACGGATATGTAACTGCCTTCAAGTCCGAGGACTTGCAAACCCTACAGCGGATATTGGCTCAGACACCTGAGCCGATAAAGCAGGCGGGCTTGCATCCCACGGCCGATCAGATTGAGCTCTACGCCTACCACCTGCCAAGCTCGTCTTTGAGCAACCTAATGGACATATTCGTAAATCTGTGCACTGTCGATGATTCCCTATACTTTATGTGCAACATTGAAGACTTTAAGTTCTTGGCCGAAATGATACAACATGTTCCACTGCCCTTGCGGGCCCGCTATGTGTTCTGCTGTGCACCTATTAATCGCAAGATGCCGTTTGTTTGCTCGATGTTCCTTAAGGTAGCACGGCAATACAGCCGCAACGAGCCTATTACCtttgattttataaaaaaaaactgtggCTGGCCGTTCAAGCTACCCAAGACGATATTGGATCTGGTCCATCTGGAGGCCGTCTTTGACGTGATGGATCTGTATCTTTGGCTAAG CTATCGGTTCATGGATCTCTTCCCTGAAGCGGCCTATGTGCGAGATGCCCAGAAGGAACTGGACGAAATTATACAGCAGGGCGTTTTCCAAATAACTCGCTTGCTTAAAAATACCGAGGCGAGTCAGGACGGAGACATATCAAACTATGCAATCCGGCGAATAACGCACACGAAGGAGCCTCGTCTACCCAGCTTGTCGCGTGGCCGTCTCACCGAAAGGTTACTTGCGCAGGGTCTGCTTACCCCAGGCATGCTTAGCGAGCTACGCAAGGAATGGGACGCCCAGCAAGTTGGCAAATCCAATTTGCAATCTAATGAAAATTCGGAAACAGTGGTGAATAGCGACGACGAGGATAATTACTCAGGGATCGGGCGAAAGACAAGGAAAAAACGCAGAAAATGA
- the LOC6726668 gene encoding synaptotagmin-14 — MIVTSASGLDSTPTLGTIEVTTLLGAFFGVLVLLLLLFLFISRKCCFHYRHAINCCDERHLAVKCVQKITRKRRYENTSSDSEEDILRRLRWHQQHQLGEKPGGYGLGISQANPLTAQSFNYHQAGAGADLQRVTVSRDPLAIAERGKVGIPSSHSECSSNDSMEVSVDSHTGVLAGLSKATTTVPHPATAFRNPCAEHRAKTQALRYQHRVNVAAPLKPDKERDNVLVVPMVNAYSINNNNNNSITTSNNHPSSNNNDDEPLFDTSDLRSIKSDDLLVGVDQKEPPVQRGPIELELSLLYDAPMRKMTVHVMQAKNLPPLGSGQTTHTQVRMLMLPSKKQKLKTKIRSGENPQYMESFLLHRVNPEDVNNMGLRVRLYGCERLRKERLIGEAYVSFATVDLELETNLWLPLEPRNTSSGLGSTSDLLSLARSESAGSTSSMQHGGVSELLLGLSYNGVTGRLSVEIIKGSQFRSLTLNKAPDTYVKMVMVSSIGQEISRAKTSIRRGQPNPLFKETFAFQVALFQLNDVTLMISVYAKRHMKKNEMVGWFSLGLNSSGSEEVAHWADVCEMPKGEMLARWHVLVDS; from the exons ATGATTGTTACCTCCGCTTCTGGCCTGGATAGCACTCCGACGCTCG GCACCATCGAGGTGACCACTCTGCTGGGCGCCTTTTTCGGCGTCCTCGTTCTACTGCTCCTGTTGTTTCTTTTCATCAGTCGCAAGTGCTGTTTTCACTACCGCCATGCCATCAACTGCTGCGACGAGCGCCACCTGGCTGTCAAGTGTGTCCAGAAGATCA CTCGCAAGAGGCGTTACGAGAACACCAGCTCCGACTCGGAGGAAGACATCTTGCGGCGCCTGCGGTGGCACCAACAGCACCAACTGGGCGAGAAGCCTGGTGGATACGGGCTGGGAATCAGCCAGGCCAATCCGCTGACGGCGCAGAGCTTCAACTACCACCAAGCAGGCGCCGGTGCCGACCTGCAGCGGGTGACGGTGTCGCGAGACCCCTTAGCCATCGCCGAGCGTGGCAAGGTTGGAATCCCGTCGTCGCACAGTGAGTGCAGCTCGAACGACTCCATGGAGGTCTCCGTGGACAGTCACACAGGCGTCTTGGCCGGTCTGAGCAAAG CCACAACCACAGTTCCCCACCCGGCGACAGCCTTCCGCAATCCGTGTGCAGAACACCGGGCCAAGACCCAGGCTCTGAGGTACCAGCACCGGGTCAACGTAGCTGCTCCGCTAAAGCCGGACAAGGAACGGGACAACGTGCTGGTGGTGCCCATGGTCAATGCCTACAgcattaacaacaacaacaacaactcaatTACGACCAGCAATAACcatcccagcagcaacaacaacgatgaC GAACCCCTATTTGACACCAGCGACTTGCGCTCGATCAAGTCGGATGACCTACTGGTGGGTGTGGACCAGAAGGAGCCGCCCGTGCAGAGGGGTCCCATCGAGCTGGAGCTGTCGCTGCTGTACGACGCCCCAATGCGAAAAATGACGGTGCACGTGATGCAGGCTAAAAACCTCCCGCCCCTGGGTAGTGGGCAGACCACCCACACGCAGGTCcggatgctgatgctgccgAGCAAAAAGCAGAAGCTCAAAACCAAGATCCGTAGCGGTGAAAACCCACAGTATATGGAGAGCTTTCTTCTGCACCGCGTCAATCCAGAAGATGTGAACAACATGGGGCTGCGCGTGCGGCTTTACGGCTGCGAGCGCCTGCGCAAGGAACGCCTTATTGGGGAGGCGTATGTGAGCTTCGCCACGGTTGACCTTGAACTGGAGACAAACCTATGGCTGCCGCTGGAGCCCCGCAACACCTCGTCGGGCCTGGGTTCTACCAGCGATCTGTTAAGCCTGGCTCGGTCAGAAAGCGCGGGCTCCACCTCGTCCATGCAGCACGGGGGCGTCTCCGAGTTGCTGCTGGGTTTGAGCTACAACGGGGTCACCGGGCGGCTGAGCGTTGAGATCATCAAGGGCAGCCAGTTCCGTAGCTTGACGCTGAACAAGGCGCCCGACACATACGTTAAAATGGTTATGGTCAGCAGCATCGGACAAGAGATCTCCCGGGCCAAAACGTCAATCCGCAGGGGTCAGCCCAACCCGCTTTTTAAGGAGACATTCGCCTTTCAGGTGGCACTGTTCCAGCTCAACGATGTTACTCTAATGATCTCAGTGTACGCCAAGCGGCACATGAAGAAAAACGAGATGGTCGGCTGGTTCAGCCTGGGTCTGAACTCGTCCGGATCGGAGGAAGTGGCCCATTGGGCAGACGTGTGCGAGATGCCCAAGGGCGAGATGCTGGCGCGTTGGCATGTGCTGGTGGACTCCTGA
- the LOC6726665 gene encoding melanization protease 1 isoform X2, whose product MEPHILFTVLWMILLGTRSAYAQEIFGYCTTPDENSGTCINLRECGYLFELLQSEEVTDQDRRFLQASQCGYRNGQVLICCANSRMRNQQPQWGNQPQVRPTQTTKPTKRAGTKLLPMAPHCGDNFEDRVVGGNETTKREFPWMALIEYTKPGNVKGHHCGGSLINHRYVLTAAHCVSAIPSEWALTGVRLGEWDASTNPDCTVGKNGRRDCNDPYVDYPVEERIPHPQYPGNSRDQLNDIALLRLRDEVQYSDFISPVCLPTLASHRDNIFLGRKVVVAGWGRTETNFTSNIKLKAELDPVPMSDCNQRYATQRRTVTAKQMCAGGVEGVDSCRGDSGGPLLLEDRFNGNSNYYIAGVVSYGPTPCGLKGWPGVYTRVEAYLNWIENNVRA is encoded by the exons ATGGAACCGCACATTCTTTTCACCGTCCTGTGGATGATATTGCTGGGAACAAGAAGCGCTTACGCACAGG aAATCTTTGGGTATTGCACAACGCCTGATGAGAACAGCGGCACCTGCATAAACCTCAGGGAATGTGGATACCTCTTCGAACTGCTTCAAAGCGAAGAGGTTACGGACCAGGACCGTCGATTTCTGCAGGCCAGCCAATGTGGCTACCGGAATGGACAAGTGCTT ATTTGCTGTGCAAACAGCCGAATGCGAAACCAACAACCTCAGTGGGGAAATCAGCCTCAAGTCAGACCGACTCAGACCACTAAACCTACAAAACGCGCCGGAACCAAACTGTTACCAATGGCGCCCCATTGCGGTGATAACTTTGAAGACCGCGTGGTGGGTGGTAACGAGACGACAAAGAGGGAGTTTCCTTGGATGGCCCTAATAGAGTACACGAAGC CCGGCAACGTGAAAGGTCACCACTGTGGCGGATCTCTAATCAACCATCGTTACGTGCTGACGGCGGCACACTGCGTCTCGGCTATTCCCAGTGAGTGGGCGCTGACGGGAGTACGCCTGGGTGAGTGGGATGCGAGCACCAATCCGGATTGCACAGTCGGTAAAAACGGACGCCGGGACTGCAACGACCCTTACGTGGACTACCCTGTTGAAGAGCGTATTCCGCACCCGCAGTACCCGGGAAACTCACGGGACCAGCTAAATGACATTGCTTTGCTGCGATTGCGGGACGAGGTTCAGTACAGCGACTTCATATCACCAGTATGTCTGCCCACTTTAGCGTCCCATCGCGACAATATTTTCCTTGGCCGAAAGGTGGTGGTGGCAGGGTGGGGTCGCACGGAGACAAATTTTACGTCTAATATCAAGCTGAAGGCTGAGTTGGATCCCGTACCGATGTCCGACTGCAACCAAAGATACGCCACCCAAAGAAGGACTGTCACAGCCAAGCAGATGTGCGCCGGCGGAGTTGAGGGGGTTGATTCCTGTCGCGGAGACTCGGGTGGCCCCCTTCTGCTCGAGGACCGCTTCAATGGAAACTCAAATTACTACATTGCTGGTGTGGTCTCCTACGGACCCACGCCCTGTGGGCTAAAAGGATGGCCCGGCGTGTACACAAGGGTTGAGGCGTATCTGAACTGGATAGAAAACAACGTTAGGGCTTAA
- the LOC6726665 gene encoding melanization protease 1 isoform X1 — MTVTVGWSQNAEIPFPLLITTVFEPGLRLFFLEIFGYCTTPDENSGTCINLRECGYLFELLQSEEVTDQDRRFLQASQCGYRNGQVLICCANSRMRNQQPQWGNQPQVRPTQTTKPTKRAGTKLLPMAPHCGDNFEDRVVGGNETTKREFPWMALIEYTKPGNVKGHHCGGSLINHRYVLTAAHCVSAIPSEWALTGVRLGEWDASTNPDCTVGKNGRRDCNDPYVDYPVEERIPHPQYPGNSRDQLNDIALLRLRDEVQYSDFISPVCLPTLASHRDNIFLGRKVVVAGWGRTETNFTSNIKLKAELDPVPMSDCNQRYATQRRTVTAKQMCAGGVEGVDSCRGDSGGPLLLEDRFNGNSNYYIAGVVSYGPTPCGLKGWPGVYTRVEAYLNWIENNVRA, encoded by the exons ATGACAGTCACAGTGGGCTGGTCCCAGAACGCAGAAATCCCGTTCCCGCTGTTAATCACGACTGTCTTTGAACCGGGCTtacgtttgttttttttagaAATCTTTGGGTATTGCACAACGCCTGATGAGAACAGCGGCACCTGCATAAACCTCAGGGAATGTGGATACCTCTTCGAACTGCTTCAAAGCGAAGAGGTTACGGACCAGGACCGTCGATTTCTGCAGGCCAGCCAATGTGGCTACCGGAATGGACAAGTGCTT ATTTGCTGTGCAAACAGCCGAATGCGAAACCAACAACCTCAGTGGGGAAATCAGCCTCAAGTCAGACCGACTCAGACCACTAAACCTACAAAACGCGCCGGAACCAAACTGTTACCAATGGCGCCCCATTGCGGTGATAACTTTGAAGACCGCGTGGTGGGTGGTAACGAGACGACAAAGAGGGAGTTTCCTTGGATGGCCCTAATAGAGTACACGAAGC CCGGCAACGTGAAAGGTCACCACTGTGGCGGATCTCTAATCAACCATCGTTACGTGCTGACGGCGGCACACTGCGTCTCGGCTATTCCCAGTGAGTGGGCGCTGACGGGAGTACGCCTGGGTGAGTGGGATGCGAGCACCAATCCGGATTGCACAGTCGGTAAAAACGGACGCCGGGACTGCAACGACCCTTACGTGGACTACCCTGTTGAAGAGCGTATTCCGCACCCGCAGTACCCGGGAAACTCACGGGACCAGCTAAATGACATTGCTTTGCTGCGATTGCGGGACGAGGTTCAGTACAGCGACTTCATATCACCAGTATGTCTGCCCACTTTAGCGTCCCATCGCGACAATATTTTCCTTGGCCGAAAGGTGGTGGTGGCAGGGTGGGGTCGCACGGAGACAAATTTTACGTCTAATATCAAGCTGAAGGCTGAGTTGGATCCCGTACCGATGTCCGACTGCAACCAAAGATACGCCACCCAAAGAAGGACTGTCACAGCCAAGCAGATGTGCGCCGGCGGAGTTGAGGGGGTTGATTCCTGTCGCGGAGACTCGGGTGGCCCCCTTCTGCTCGAGGACCGCTTCAATGGAAACTCAAATTACTACATTGCTGGTGTGGTCTCCTACGGACCCACGCCCTGTGGGCTAAAAGGATGGCCCGGCGTGTACACAAGGGTTGAGGCGTATCTGAACTGGATAGAAAACAACGTTAGGGCTTAA
- the LOC6726667 gene encoding ATP-dependent RNA helicase SUV3 homolog, mitochondrial isoform X2, giving the protein MDDLKKISDLRQPANWYSNARAITRKIVFHAGPTNSGKTYHAMERYLSAKSGVYCGPLKLLATEVYNKANERGTPCDLVTGEERKFGISENSPANHVACTVEMTSVNTPYEVAVIDEIQQIRDPQRGWAWTRAFLGLIADEVHVCGEPGALDLLQKICETTGETVEVRRYDRLTELTVENTALGSLDNIVPGDCIVCFSKHDIYTVSREIEARGKEVAVIYGGLPPGTKLAQAAKFNDPANSCKVMVATDAIGMGLNLSIRRIIFYSLIKPSMNERGEREIDTISVSSALQIAGRAGRFRTQWEHGYVTAFKSEDLQTLQRILAQTPEPIKQAGLHPTADQIELYAYHLPSSSLSNLMDIFVNLCTVDDSLYFMCNIEDFKFLAEMIQHVPLPLRARYVFCCAPINRKMPFVCSMFLKVARQYSRNEPITFDFIKKNCGWPFKLPKTILDLVHLEAVFDVMDLYLWLSYRFMDLFPEAAYVRDAQKELDEIIQQGVFQITRLLKNTEASQDGDISNYAIRRITHTKEPRLPSLSRGRLTERLLAQGLLTPGMLSELRKEWDAQQVGKSNLQSNENSETVVNSDDEDNYSGIGRKTRKKRRK; this is encoded by the exons ATGGACGACCTGAAAAAGATTTCCGACCTGAGGCAGCCTGCGAACTGGTATAGCAACGCTCGCGCCATCACCCGAAAGATTGTTTTTCATGCAGGACCCACAAACTCCGGTAAGACTTACCACGCCATGGAGAGATACCTGAGTGCGAAGTCTGGGGTCTACTGCGGGCCACTAAAGCTTCTAGCAACCGAGGTGTACAACAAGGCCAACGAACGTGGCACACCCTGCGATCTTGTCACAGGCGAGGAGCGCAAATTCGGCATAAGCGAAAATTCGCCAGCCAATCACGTCGCGTGCACAGTGGAAATGACCTCGGTCAACACTCCAT ATGAGGTGGCTGTAATCGATGAAATACAACAGATCCGCGACCCCCAGCGGGGATGGGCTTGGACGCGGGCCTTCCTCGGACTGATCGCGGATGAAGTGCATGTTTGTGGTGAGCCAGGCGCATTGGACCTCCTGCAGAAAATTTGCGAAACCACTGGCGAAACTGTTGAAGTGCGGCGGTACGATCGGCTGACGGAGCTGACTGTCGAAAATACCGCTTTAGGATCATTGGACAATATAGTTCCTGGCGACTGCATTGTGTGCTTCAGCAAACATGATATATATACGGTTTCACGAGAAATCGAAGCACG AGGGAAGGAGGTAGCTGTGATATATGGGGGCCTGCCCCCAGGTACCAAGCTAGCCCAGGCTGCTAAGTTTAATGATCCTGCCAATAGCTGCAAGGTAATGGTGGCGACTGACGCCATCGGTATGGGCTTGAACCT AAGCATTCGTCGAATCATATTTTACTCACTGATCAAGCCGTCGATGAATGAGCGAGGGGAGCGCGAGATCGACACAATATCGGTTTCCTCCGCACTTCAGATTGCGGGAAGAGCGGGGCGGTTCCGAACTCAGTGGGAGCACGGATATGTAACTGCCTTCAAGTCCGAGGACTTGCAAACCCTACAGCGGATATTGGCTCAGACACCTGAGCCGATAAAGCAGGCGGGCTTGCATCCCACGGCCGATCAGATTGAGCTCTACGCCTACCACCTGCCAAGCTCGTCTTTGAGCAACCTAATGGACATATTCGTAAATCTGTGCACTGTCGATGATTCCCTATACTTTATGTGCAACATTGAAGACTTTAAGTTCTTGGCCGAAATGATACAACATGTTCCACTGCCCTTGCGGGCCCGCTATGTGTTCTGCTGTGCACCTATTAATCGCAAGATGCCGTTTGTTTGCTCGATGTTCCTTAAGGTAGCACGGCAATACAGCCGCAACGAGCCTATTACCtttgattttataaaaaaaaactgtggCTGGCCGTTCAAGCTACCCAAGACGATATTGGATCTGGTCCATCTGGAGGCCGTCTTTGACGTGATGGATCTGTATCTTTGGCTAAG CTATCGGTTCATGGATCTCTTCCCTGAAGCGGCCTATGTGCGAGATGCCCAGAAGGAACTGGACGAAATTATACAGCAGGGCGTTTTCCAAATAACTCGCTTGCTTAAAAATACCGAGGCGAGTCAGGACGGAGACATATCAAACTATGCAATCCGGCGAATAACGCACACGAAGGAGCCTCGTCTACCCAGCTTGTCGCGTGGCCGTCTCACCGAAAGGTTACTTGCGCAGGGTCTGCTTACCCCAGGCATGCTTAGCGAGCTACGCAAGGAATGGGACGCCCAGCAAGTTGGCAAATCCAATTTGCAATCTAATGAAAATTCGGAAACAGTGGTGAATAGCGACGACGAGGATAATTACTCAGGGATCGGGCGAAAGACAAGGAAAAAACGCAGAAAATGA